Proteins found in one Triticum urartu cultivar G1812 chromosome 4, Tu2.1, whole genome shotgun sequence genomic segment:
- the LOC125551599 gene encoding beta-adaptin-like protein C, translating to MSGHDSKYFSTTKKGEIPELKEELNSQYKDKRKDAVKKVIAAMTVGKDVSSLFTDVVNCMQTENLELKKLVYLYLINYAKSQPDLAILAVNTFVKDSQDPNPLIRALAVRTMGCIRVDKITEYLCDPLQRCLKDDDPYVRKTAAICVAKLYDINAELVEDRGFLEALKDLISDNNPMVVANAVAALAEIQDSSARPIFEITSHTLTKLLTALNECTEWGQVFILDSLSRYKATDARDAENIVERVTPRLQHANCAVVLSAVKIILLQMELITSTDVVRNLCKKMAPPLVTLLSAEPEIQYVALRNINLIVQKRPTILAHEIKVFFCKYNDPIYVKMEKLEIMIKLASDRNIDQVLLEFKEYATEVDVDFVRKAVRAIGRCAIKLERAAERCISVLLELIKIKVNYVVQEAIIVIKDIFRRYPNTYESIIATLCESLDTLDEPEAKASMIWIIGEYAERIDNADELLESFLDTFPEEPALVQLQLLTATVKLFLKKPTEGPQQMIQAVLNNATVETDNPDLRDRAYIYWRLLSTDPEAAKDVVLAEKPVISDDSNQLDSSLLDELLANISTLSSVYHKPPEAFVSRVKAAPRVDDEEFADAGETGYSESPSQGLDGASPSSSTGNSSNVPVKQPAAAAPAVAAPIPDLLGDLMGLDNALVLVDEPTASSGPPLPVVLPSTTGQGLQISAQLVRRDGQIYYDISFENGTQGVLDGFMIQFNKNTFGLAAGGPLQVPPLQPGSSARTLLAMVFSQNVSPGAPNLLLQVAVKNNQQPVWYFSDKGSLHVFFGEDGKMERTSFLEAWKSLPDDNEFSKEYPNSVISSIDATVEHLAASNVFFIAKRKNANMDVLYLSAKIPRGIPFLIELTAAVGVPGAKCAVKTPNREFVPLFFEAMESLIK from the exons ATGAGCGGGCACGACTCCAAGTACTTCTCcaccaccaaaaagggggagatccccgagctcaaggaggagctcaactCCCAGTACAAG GACAAGAGAAAAGATGCTGTCAAGAAAGTGATTGCAGCGATGACCGTTGGAAAAGATGTCTCATCACTGTTTACGGATGTCGTGAACTGTATGCAGACTGAGAACTTGGAGCTGAAAAAACTAGTATATTTGTATCTCATCAACTATGCTAAAAGTCAACCAGATCTAGCGATACTTGCCGTGAACACATTTGTTAAG GATTCACAAGATCCAAATCCGCTGATCCGTGCTTTGGCTGTGAGGACTATGGGTTGCATCCGTGTAGACAAAATCACAGAGTATCTGTGTGACCCTCTTCAAAGATGCCTCAAG GACGATGATCCATATGTGCGGAAGACAGCAGCTATTTGTGTTGCTAAGCTTTATGATATAAATGCTGAGCTAGTGGAGGACAGAGGATTTCTAGAGGCCCTCAAAGACTTAATTTCTGACAACAATCCTATGGTGGTTGCAAATGCTGTTGCTGCTCTGGCAGAGATTCAAGACAGTAGTGCTCGTCCGATCTTTGAGATCACCAGCCATACATTGACAAAGCTTCTGACTGCTCTGAATGAATGCACAGA GTGGGGACAAGTTTTCATTCTTGATTCTCTGTCAAGGTACAAAGCAACAGATGCAAGGGACGCAGAAAATATAGTGGAACGAGTTACACCCCGTCTTCAACATGCAAACTGTGCAGTTGTTCTTTCTGCTGTCAAG ATAATCCTTCTACAAATGGAGCTCATTACAAGCACTGATGTTGTCCGGAATCTCTGCAAGAAAATGGCACCCCCTCTGGTTACTCTACTGTCGGCAGAGCCCGAGATTCAGTATGTAGCATTGAGAAATATCAATCTGATTGTTCAAAAAAGGCCTACAATACTTGCACATGAAATTAAG GTCTTCTTTTGCAAGTACAATGACCCAATATATGTCAAGATGGAAAAGTTAGAGATTATGATAAAGCTTGCGTCAGATAGGAACATTGATCAG GTACTATTGGAGTTCAAAGAATACGCCACAGAGGTGGATGTTGACTTTGTGAGGAAAGCTGTACGTGCGATTGGAAGATGTGCAATTAAATTGGAGAGAGCTGCTGAAAGGTGCATCAGTGTCTTGCTTGAGCTGATCAAGATAAAGGTTAATTATGTCGTACAGGAAGCTATCATTGTCATCAAAGACATCTTTAGACGCTATCCTAACAC ATATGAGTCTATCATCGCAACACTTTGTGAAAGTTTGGACACTTTAGATGAACCAGAGGCTAAG GCATCAATGATTTGGATAATTGGAGAATATGCCGAAAGAATTGACAATGCTGATGAACTCCTTGAGAGTTTCTTGGATACATTCCCAGAAGAACCAGCATTAGTTCAACTGCAGTTGCTAACAGCGACTGTTAAGTTGTTTCTTAAGAAGCCAACTGAGGGGCCCCAGCAGATGATACAG GCTGTTCTCAATAATGCAACAGTCGAAACAGACAATCCTGATCTGCGTGATCGAGCTTACATATACTGGCGACTTCTTTCTACTGATCCTGAG GCAGCAAAAGATGTTGTTCTGGCAGAGAAGCCTGTGATCAGTGATGACTCTAACCAGCTTGACTCTTCGCTTCTTGATGAATTATTAGCAAACATTTCTACATTATCATCAGTTTATCACAAGCCCCCAGAAGCCTTTGTTAGCCGTGTTAAGGCAGCTCCTAGGGTGGATGATGAGGAGTTTGCTGATGCTGGAGAAACTGGGTATTCGGAGTCACCATCTCAGGGACTGGATGGGGCATCACCGTCCTCTAGTACTGGCAATTCATCAAATGTACCAGTGAAGCAGCCGGCAGCTGCAGCCCCAGCAGTTGCTGCTCCGATCCCAGATCTCCTAGGTGATTTAATGGGTTTGGATAATGCCCTGGTTCTTGTTGACGAGCCTACAGCATCTTCAGG ACCTCCACTGCCTGTTGTATTGCCTTCAACCACTGGCCAAGGTCTCCAGATCAGTGCGCAACTGGTGCGACGGGATGGCCAGATATACTATGATATATCTTTTGAGAATGGGACCCAGGGTGTATTAGATGGATTTATGATTCAGTTTAACAAGAACACATTTGGTCTTGCAGCCGGTGGACCACTTCAG GTTCCTCCACTCCAACCTGGGTCCTCAGCCAGGACGCTCCTAGCTATGGTGTTCTCCCAGAATGTCTCCCCTGGAGCACCAAACTTGCTACTGCAGGTTGCAGTGAAGAATAATCAGCAACCTGTGTGGTATTTCAGTGACAAAGGTTCGCTCCATGTCTTCTTTGGTGAAGATGGCAAAATGGAGCGAACGAGTTTTCTTGAG GCCTGGAAATCTTTACCTGATGACAATGAATTTTCAAAAGAATACCCCAATTCTGTCATCAGCAGCATAGATGCCACCGTTGAACACCTTGCAGCATCAAATGTGTTCTTTATTGCCAAACGGAAAAATGCAAACATGGATGTGCTGTATCTGTCTGCGAAGATCCCCCGTGGGATTCCATTCCTGATAGAGCTTACTGCTGCTGTTGGTGTTCCTGGTGCCAAGTGTGCAGTCAAGACTCCAAACAGGGAGTTTGTGCCTCTATTCTTTGAAGCCATGGAGTCTCTTATCAAGTAA